In one Colletotrichum destructivum chromosome 2, complete sequence genomic region, the following are encoded:
- a CDS encoding Putative adenylyl-sulfate kinase, P-loop containing nucleoside triphosphate hydrolase produces MATNITWHPSLSRHERNKLRSQRGFTMWLTGLSASGKSTVATALEQHLLHLGVAAYRLDGDNVRFGLNKDLGFSEKDRNENIRRIAEVAKLFADSSTVAITSFISPYRADRQVARELHAQAGQNNDDAIPFIEIFVDVPLEVAEQRDPKGLYKKARAGEIKDFTGISAPYEEPLNPEIIIRTDKSSVEECVVQIADWLIKEGLISTSKTT; encoded by the exons ATGGCTAC CAACATCACATGgcacccctccctctcgcgTCATGAGCGCAACAAGCTTCGCAGCCAGCGCGGCTTCACTATGTGGCTGACCGGACTCTCTGCCTCGGGCAAGTCTACCGTTGCCACCGCCCTTGAACAGCATCTGCTGCACCTGGGAGTTGCCGCCTACCGTCTGGATGGCGACAACGTTCGGTTCGGGCTCAACAAGGACCTCGGTTTCTCCGAAAAGGACCGCAACGAGAACATCCGTCGCATCGCAGAG GTCGCCAAGCTGTTTGCTGACTCCTCAACTGTCGCTATCACCTCCTTCATCTCCCCCTACCGCGCCGATCGCCAAGTAGCTCGCGAGCTACACGCCCAGGCCGGTCAGAACAACGACGATGCCATTCCCTTCATCGAGATCTTCGTCGACGTGCCCCTTGAGGTTGCTGAGCAGCGCGACCCCAAGGGTCTTTACAAGAAGGCGAGGGCTGGAGAGATTAAGGACTTCACCGGCATTTCCGCTCCCTACGAGGAGCCTTTGAACCCCGAGATCATCATTAGGACCGACAAGTCGAGTGTCGAAGAGTGTGTGGTCCAGATTGCCGACTGGTTGATTAAGGAAGGCCTTATCTCCACGAGTAAAACGACCTAA